ACGATTATTACCAAATAGCAAACCAAACCTCTGGAATCCTCCCATATTTACATGGAAGTTTCTGGAGGTTATTGGTATTATTTGTATAGAGAGGGTTCTTGATATGGAATATAAGAAAAGTATATTGAAAGCGCTATTGCCTGTAGTGGGGGAACATCTATCCGAGGAAGAAATAGAAAGTTTGATTGAAATCCCGAATAATTCTGAATTTGGTGATTTAGCTTTTCCTGTGTTCTCATTGGCGAAAGTTTACCGTCAGGCACCAAATAAAATTGCCGAGGAACTCATTGAGAAAATCGATGCGAGTAACTTTGAATCAATGAATGCCATCGGACCCTATATTAACTTTAAGCTGAATCGCGAATCTGTCAGCAAAACCGTTTTGAAAGAGGTTTTAACCCAAGGCGAGAATTATGGTGCGCAAGACATTGGAAAAGGCGGGAATGCTCCTGTTGATATGTCTTCCCCTAATATTGCCAAGCCGATGTCGATGGGCCACTTGCGTTCGACAGTAATCGGAAATGCAGTCGGAAATATTCTTGAAAAAGTGAACTACAAGGTTATCCGTATTAATCACTTAGGAGACTGGGGTACGCAATTTGGTAAATTAATTGTCGCGTATAAGAAATGGGGCGACGAGGAAATTGTTAAACAGGATCCTGTTAATGAACTGGTGAAATTGTATGTCGACTTCCATGACAAGGCTGATTTAGATCCTTCCTTAGAAGAAGAAGCCCGCGCTGCCTTCAAGAGGTTAGAAGAGGGCGACGAAGAAATGTATGAACTGTGGAGTTGGTTCAAAGAAGAATCATTGAAAGAGTTCAATAAAATCTACGAAATTCTAGGTATCACATTCGATTCTTATAACGGCGAATCTTTCTATAATAATAAGATGCAAGAGGTCTTGGATGAATTAGAAAATCAGGGCATTTCAACGATTGAAAATGGTGCGACGATTGTACGCTTGGAAGAAGAAGGACTCCCACCGGCATTAATTAAAAAGTCTGACGGCGCGACCCTTTACCTCACACGTGACTTAGCAACGGCTTATTACCGGAAACGGACGTATGATTTTGTAGAGAGTGTTTACGTGGTGGGGAATGAGCAAGCTAACCACTTTAAACAGTTAAAGGCTGTCTTGAAGCGTCTCGGCCATGATTGGGCGGAAAACATGCACCATGTTCCGTTTGGTTTGATTACACTGGGCGGTAAGAAATTATCCACGCGTAAAGGGAAAATCATCTTGCTGGAAGACGTCTTGAATGAAGCAATTAAATTAGCAGAAGAACAAATACTCCTTAAGAACCCTGACTTGGAGAATAAGGACGAAGTTGCCAAACAAGTTGGCGTTGGAGCCGTTATTTTCCATGATTTGAAAAAAGACCGTCTGAACAGTTTTGACTTCAAAATTGAAGAGATTGTACAATTCGAAGGTGAAACAGGACCTTACGTACAATATTCCTATGTACGAACACGCAGTCTCTTAGAAAAGTACGGCAAAGAAATCAACCTGGATCGTCTATCTGGTTTAGAAGATGACTACAGTTGGGAAGTTATCAAGAAATTGGAAGACTACGGGAAGGCAATCAGACAAGCTGCGGCTGCTTATGAGCCGTCAGTCGTGACGAAATATCTCATCCAACTGGCGCAAATGTTCAATAAGTATTACGGAAATACCCGAATATTAGAAGATAATGCACAATTGGAATCACGTATGGCATTGGTGGAAGCAACATCAGTTATTCTAAAAGATGGTCTGCATTTACTGGGTATAGAAGTTCCTGAAAAGATGTAAGAGCTGCAGCTCTATCTAGATAGGAGGCACTTTTTGGTTAACCGTGACGTAGAGTTATATGTTTCAAATATTCAAGAGGAAGAATTTTTTCGACGCTTTTCGAGCGAAGAGATTTTAAAGATTACATCCGAATCTCTTTTTCATCAGTATCAAAAAGGCCAAATCATTTTCTTCCAGGAGGATCCGAATCGCTATGCCTATTATTTATTCAAAGGCTTGATTAAACTGGAGAAGATGGATGAAACCGGCGAATTTGCGTATGTAGACTATATCTCAGATCATACATTTTTCCCATATGGAGAAGTGTTACGCGATAAAACCTACACCTATACCGGTTATGCGCAAACCGATATAGACCTGATGCTGATACCCCAACACGTTATCAG
This genomic interval from Jeotgalibaca porci contains the following:
- a CDS encoding Crp/Fnr family transcriptional regulator, producing the protein MVNRDVELYVSNIQEEEFFRRFSSEEILKITSESLFHQYQKGQIIFFQEDPNRYAYYLFKGLIKLEKMDETGEFAYVDYISDHTFFPYGEVLRDKTYTYTGYAQTDIDLMLIPQHVISDLVRENSEQLIYMYQQTTKIIRFLERRIQMTTIPNATQKVIHTLAIWMEDLSVERSGKRVIHYPMTISDLGVVAGTTRETASRVVKMLTKEKRISMTRKSVEFLDVAYFQKILDS
- the argS gene encoding arginine--tRNA ligase, coding for MEYKKSILKALLPVVGEHLSEEEIESLIEIPNNSEFGDLAFPVFSLAKVYRQAPNKIAEELIEKIDASNFESMNAIGPYINFKLNRESVSKTVLKEVLTQGENYGAQDIGKGGNAPVDMSSPNIAKPMSMGHLRSTVIGNAVGNILEKVNYKVIRINHLGDWGTQFGKLIVAYKKWGDEEIVKQDPVNELVKLYVDFHDKADLDPSLEEEARAAFKRLEEGDEEMYELWSWFKEESLKEFNKIYEILGITFDSYNGESFYNNKMQEVLDELENQGISTIENGATIVRLEEEGLPPALIKKSDGATLYLTRDLATAYYRKRTYDFVESVYVVGNEQANHFKQLKAVLKRLGHDWAENMHHVPFGLITLGGKKLSTRKGKIILLEDVLNEAIKLAEEQILLKNPDLENKDEVAKQVGVGAVIFHDLKKDRLNSFDFKIEEIVQFEGETGPYVQYSYVRTRSLLEKYGKEINLDRLSGLEDDYSWEVIKKLEDYGKAIRQAAAAYEPSVVTKYLIQLAQMFNKYYGNTRILEDNAQLESRMALVEATSVILKDGLHLLGIEVPEKM